The following coding sequences lie in one Chelatococcus sp. YT9 genomic window:
- a CDS encoding ABC transporter ATP-binding protein, whose amino-acid sequence MEALDLAVPKIRLEGITKEYIAPRTGQRTLAISDVSLDIFQGEFLCIVGPSGCGKSTILNMIAGLAAPSRGGLTMDDKPIRAPGAERGVVFQDYALFPWKTVRENIEFGPRYRASAPMPATERDKLVRHYIDLVSLTGSEAKYPHELSGGMRQRCAFARALANEPEVLLMDEPFAALDAQTRLILQEELLRIWGEDLPRAKRKTVVFITHGIDEAVFLADRVAVMSNNPGHIKTLMTIDLPRPRRESLRATAEFQKLADDIWQLIRHEAYEATIDRH is encoded by the coding sequence ATGGAAGCGTTAGATTTAGCGGTACCCAAGATCCGCCTTGAGGGGATCACGAAGGAATATATTGCGCCGCGGACCGGCCAGCGCACGCTCGCAATCTCCGACGTGTCTCTGGACATTTTCCAGGGCGAGTTCCTGTGCATCGTTGGGCCCTCCGGTTGTGGCAAGAGCACGATCCTGAATATGATCGCCGGGCTCGCCGCACCGTCCCGGGGCGGCTTGACGATGGACGACAAGCCCATTCGCGCGCCCGGGGCCGAAAGGGGAGTGGTCTTCCAGGACTATGCGCTTTTTCCGTGGAAAACCGTGCGCGAGAATATCGAATTCGGCCCGCGCTACAGGGCGTCGGCGCCGATGCCCGCAACTGAGCGCGACAAGCTTGTGCGCCATTATATCGATCTTGTCTCGCTGACGGGCTCAGAAGCGAAGTATCCGCATGAACTCTCCGGCGGCATGCGCCAGCGCTGCGCTTTCGCGCGGGCGCTTGCGAACGAGCCTGAAGTCTTGCTCATGGACGAGCCATTTGCCGCGCTCGATGCGCAGACGCGCCTGATCCTTCAGGAAGAACTGCTGCGCATCTGGGGAGAAGATTTACCGCGCGCCAAGCGCAAGACGGTCGTCTTCATTACCCATGGCATCGATGAAGCTGTCTTTCTGGCCGACCGCGTCGCGGTCATGAGCAACAATCCGGGACATATCAAAACGCTTATGACGATCGATTTGCCGCGACCTCGCCGCGAGAGCCTGCGCGCGACAGCGGAGTTCCAGAAGCTCGCGGACGACATCTGGCAGCTCATCCGCCATGAGGCCTATGAGGCGACGATAGACAGGCACTGA
- a CDS encoding ABC transporter permease, with product MNLQLRYKPFVLPLLLLAVWQIAAMTYASTSRMPVPAEVVATGWQLLSSGELPLAMIQSLQRVLLGFACAASLALVLGTAMAAFEPVGRNLDPIVESFRPIAPIALLPLAILWFGTGTPAAAFIVGYAAFFPMLVNTIHGVRSIDQGLIRAARTLGVGKATILRTIVLPGALPNLFVGARLALGMAWTSIIAAELAVGAKAGGGSSGGIGQMMFVFYAYSVDLSGIIVCMIGVGLVALVIDRGIRAIEHWMIPWKR from the coding sequence GTGAACCTCCAGCTCCGCTACAAGCCCTTCGTCCTGCCTCTACTGCTTCTCGCTGTCTGGCAGATCGCGGCCATGACTTACGCCTCGACGAGCCGCATGCCGGTTCCAGCCGAGGTCGTCGCCACGGGCTGGCAGCTTCTGTCCAGCGGTGAGCTCCCGCTTGCGATGATCCAAAGCCTGCAGCGCGTTCTCCTTGGCTTCGCTTGCGCCGCATCGCTCGCGCTCGTCCTCGGAACAGCCATGGCAGCCTTCGAGCCCGTGGGTCGCAACCTTGATCCGATCGTCGAGAGCTTCCGGCCAATCGCGCCCATCGCGCTGCTGCCCCTCGCCATCCTATGGTTCGGCACGGGAACGCCAGCTGCGGCCTTCATCGTCGGCTATGCGGCCTTCTTTCCGATGCTCGTCAACACCATTCACGGCGTGCGCAGCATTGACCAGGGGCTTATCCGGGCAGCGCGCACGCTCGGCGTCGGCAAGGCCACGATCCTGAGAACCATCGTTCTGCCGGGCGCGCTCCCCAATCTCTTCGTCGGCGCGCGGCTCGCGCTCGGCATGGCCTGGACATCGATCATCGCCGCCGAGCTCGCCGTCGGCGCAAAGGCCGGCGGAGGCTCCTCAGGCGGCATCGGCCAGATGATGTTCGTGTTCTACGCCTACAGCGTCGATCTCTCCGGTATAATCGTCTGCATGATCGGCGTCGGGTTGGTTGCGCTGGTCATTGATCGCGGCATACGCGCTATCGAACACTGGATGATCCCATGGAAGCGTTAG
- a CDS encoding ABC transporter permease, which produces MAARQDNGIAASAAKDMRAYANSRAAWPSPAMVRLLGWLSAFLVYLRSMAVFLVVWHLGSMWVANPILLPSPLDSFEALLELFADGEIFSNVAASLSRLAVSFGLALICGIALGFAMGLYRTVFELVDPLIELLRPISGIAWIPLGMFILGVGEALPTAIMFYGAFFPIVINTVVGVTSVNPGLIHAARVLGVNQHSIVRHVVLPAALPNILVGARLGAGAGWMAMVAAELIGAPSGLGFAIEWYRELLMTPKVLAFVFIIGLLGYLFDRLLRGLQSRLTPWSQAGGTVA; this is translated from the coding sequence TTGGCGGCTCGACAAGACAACGGCATCGCCGCATCAGCGGCCAAGGACATGCGCGCCTATGCCAATTCGCGTGCTGCTTGGCCCTCGCCTGCAATGGTGCGCTTGCTCGGCTGGCTGAGCGCCTTCCTCGTCTATCTGCGTTCGATGGCCGTGTTCCTTGTGGTCTGGCATCTCGGCTCGATGTGGGTGGCCAACCCTATTCTTCTGCCTTCGCCGCTCGACAGCTTCGAGGCCTTGCTTGAACTCTTTGCCGATGGAGAAATATTCAGCAATGTAGCGGCAAGCTTATCTCGGCTCGCGGTGAGCTTCGGGCTTGCGCTCATATGTGGAATTGCCCTCGGCTTTGCCATGGGCCTCTATCGTACCGTCTTCGAACTCGTTGATCCCCTTATCGAGCTGCTGCGGCCGATCTCCGGTATCGCCTGGATCCCGCTTGGCATGTTCATTCTGGGTGTTGGCGAAGCTCTGCCGACAGCAATCATGTTCTATGGCGCCTTTTTCCCCATCGTCATCAATACTGTCGTCGGCGTCACATCCGTCAATCCCGGCCTGATCCACGCCGCCCGGGTTCTCGGCGTCAACCAGCACTCCATCGTGCGCCACGTTGTTCTGCCGGCTGCCTTGCCGAATATTCTGGTGGGCGCCCGGCTTGGAGCCGGCGCGGGTTGGATGGCAATGGTTGCTGCTGAACTTATCGGTGCGCCATCGGGGCTCGGTTTCGCCATCGAGTGGTACCGGGAATTGCTGATGACTCCGAAAGTATTGGCATTCGTCTTCATCATCGGTCTTCTCGGCTATCTCTTCGACCGGCTGTTGCGAGGCCTCCAAAGCCGGCTGACGCCGTGGTCGCAGGCGGGGGGGACTGTCGCGTGA
- a CDS encoding LacI family DNA-binding transcriptional regulator: MVPVSFDNVKRREYATGMVDVSEPPGRGMKRAGIRDVARLAGVAPMTVSRAISFPHLVSEETRKKISVAIAATGYIPNRVASSLSSNQTMTIGAVIPTLRNSIAADFADGFGHVLKARGYHLLLGNSEFAPKDEETIVAEFLARRVDGIYLTGATHTTRTRKMLRDNAIPTVEIAILPQDPIDMAVGFSNFDATYDVTRMLAEQGYRKVALFTTFTKDNERQSERQAGYRAAVRDCGLDLDPGLVVELEMSLKAGGRELRALIDRRPDVEALFCTGDYIAAGALFEAQRLGIRVPEDLALAGFEGLEIAENLNPSLTTVRIPRFEIGARAATMLLDRVAGLPVEQRVVDMGFEIIRRGSTAATGRNAPAVAKKKARGKAT; the protein is encoded by the coding sequence ATGGTACCGGTATCATTCGACAACGTCAAGCGACGAGAGTATGCGACAGGCATGGTCGATGTCTCGGAACCTCCAGGGCGCGGAATGAAGCGCGCCGGCATTCGCGATGTGGCGCGGCTCGCAGGGGTCGCGCCGATGACCGTTTCGCGCGCCATCTCCTTTCCGCATCTCGTGTCTGAAGAAACGCGCAAGAAGATCTCGGTTGCCATCGCGGCGACCGGCTATATTCCGAACCGCGTGGCGAGCAGCCTGTCGTCAAACCAGACGATGACCATCGGCGCGGTTATTCCAACCCTGCGCAACTCGATCGCTGCCGATTTCGCCGACGGTTTCGGCCATGTTCTCAAGGCGCGCGGTTATCATCTGCTCCTCGGCAACAGCGAATTCGCACCGAAGGATGAAGAGACCATCGTCGCTGAATTCCTCGCCCGGCGGGTTGACGGCATCTATCTGACAGGCGCGACCCATACCACCAGGACCCGCAAGATGCTGCGGGACAATGCGATTCCGACAGTTGAGATCGCGATCCTGCCGCAGGATCCCATCGATATGGCCGTCGGCTTCTCAAATTTCGACGCAACCTATGACGTCACCCGCATGTTGGCCGAGCAAGGTTACCGTAAGGTGGCGCTCTTCACGACCTTCACGAAGGACAATGAGCGGCAGAGCGAGCGACAGGCAGGATACCGTGCTGCGGTGCGCGATTGCGGGCTCGATCTTGATCCCGGCTTAGTCGTGGAATTGGAGATGAGCCTGAAGGCGGGTGGCCGCGAACTGCGCGCACTGATCGATCGGCGGCCGGACGTCGAGGCGCTGTTTTGCACCGGTGACTATATCGCCGCGGGCGCGCTGTTTGAGGCGCAGCGTCTCGGCATTCGCGTGCCGGAGGACCTCGCCCTCGCCGGTTTCGAGGGTTTGGAAATCGCCGAAAATCTCAATCCGTCGCTCACGACGGTGCGGATCCCGCGTTTCGAGATCGGCGCTCGTGCCGCCACAATGCTGCTCGACCGTGTGGCCGGGTTGCCGGTCGAACAGCGCGTCGTCGACATGGGATTCGAGATCATCAGGCGTGGCTCGACGGCTGCAACCGGCCGGAACGCGCCGGCTGTGGCCAAGAAGAAGGCGAGGGGAAAAGCAACGTGA
- a CDS encoding SMP-30/gluconolactonase/LRE family protein, producing the protein MRAVTQAIDVLGESPVWSQCEEALYWVDIRAPSVARLDANGVVTRWPLPELAGAVMLRRGGGLVLGLKSGLYAFDTATAALLPLLPVEEGHADNRINDSRCDARGRIWFSTMWDFGRATTGSLYCVGPGVSCKRVLDGLTVPNAICFSPTGDRAYFADSSRGAIECLDLDVDTGEIKGRRPFVPAGVAPGKPDGATVDAEGFVWNARFGAGRLARFSPDGRLDTLVSLPVSNPTSCSFGGPGLRTLFVTTATQGLTPQQREAEPLAGAVLAFEPGVAGLPEPFYAG; encoded by the coding sequence GTGAGGGCCGTCACACAGGCAATAGACGTGCTGGGCGAATCGCCGGTTTGGTCGCAGTGCGAAGAAGCACTTTATTGGGTCGACATTCGCGCGCCGTCCGTGGCCAGACTTGACGCAAACGGCGTTGTGACGCGGTGGCCGCTGCCCGAGCTCGCGGGTGCGGTGATGTTGCGTCGTGGAGGAGGGCTTGTTCTGGGACTGAAGTCCGGCCTTTATGCGTTCGATACCGCCACCGCGGCTTTGCTGCCGCTGCTGCCGGTGGAGGAAGGCCACGCGGATAATCGCATCAATGACTCGCGATGCGACGCGCGAGGGCGCATCTGGTTCTCGACGATGTGGGATTTCGGACGCGCCACCACGGGAAGCCTCTATTGCGTCGGTCCTGGTGTGTCCTGCAAAAGGGTCCTTGACGGCTTGACAGTTCCCAACGCGATCTGTTTCTCCCCGACGGGCGACAGGGCCTATTTCGCCGATTCCTCACGCGGTGCGATCGAGTGCCTGGATCTCGATGTCGATACCGGTGAGATCAAGGGGCGAAGGCCATTCGTCCCGGCCGGCGTGGCGCCCGGCAAGCCCGATGGCGCGACCGTCGACGCGGAAGGCTTCGTCTGGAACGCGCGCTTCGGCGCGGGCCGCTTGGCGCGCTTCTCGCCGGATGGACGCCTTGACACGCTCGTGTCATTACCTGTCTCCAATCCCACCTCCTGCAGCTTCGGCGGGCCGGGGCTGCGCACGCTTTTCGTCACCACCGCGACGCAGGGTCTTACCCCGCAGCAGCGGGAGGCGGAGCCGCTCGCCGGCGCGGTGCTCGCCTTCGAGCCCGGCGTTGCAGGGCTTCCTGAGCCCTTCTACGCCGGCTGA
- a CDS encoding UxaA family hydrolase — MGKVQEVMQGDTASFLGFPRAHGRAGVRNGLLVLGINGLIAPAAHRIAAALPGSTCVATPYGRGQLGPDKAMHTAQLVGLGCHPNIGATLIVGVDRPSADGLGAAITARSGKPLAIITLDDVHEDALLLTERGIRLGGRLTRDLSEERRSMVPVSDLFIGIECGHSDATSGIISNPLVGAIADSLVDLGGTAVIGETLEWLGAEHVLAERAADAIVGAAVVAAVTRREQEVAALGVDLLYNNPGHENVRGGLSSIEEKSLGAIAKAGERPIRSVLDFAEPPSAPGLHVMDGPGFSPESLTGFAAAGAQIMLFTTGPGNSFCSRLAPTIKISGHPGTVRVLTEQIDFDASPLFRGEKAADAVAAELFDLMLAVASGTATWGEIFGEGDECFARFGGSF, encoded by the coding sequence ATGGGGAAGGTTCAAGAAGTGATGCAGGGTGACACTGCGAGCTTCCTTGGTTTTCCGCGCGCGCACGGCCGGGCGGGTGTTCGCAATGGCTTGCTCGTGCTCGGGATCAACGGGTTGATCGCGCCCGCGGCCCATCGCATCGCGGCGGCCTTGCCCGGGAGCACATGTGTTGCGACACCCTACGGGCGGGGCCAGCTTGGGCCCGACAAGGCCATGCATACCGCGCAGCTGGTCGGTCTCGGTTGCCATCCCAACATCGGTGCGACATTGATCGTCGGCGTCGACAGGCCGAGCGCCGACGGCCTCGGCGCGGCTATCACGGCGCGGTCCGGCAAGCCCCTCGCTATCATCACGCTCGATGATGTCCATGAGGACGCGCTCCTGCTCACGGAGCGCGGCATTCGCCTTGGGGGCCGGCTCACGCGCGACCTGTCGGAGGAGCGCCGCAGCATGGTGCCCGTCAGCGATCTGTTCATCGGCATCGAATGCGGACATTCGGATGCAACCTCCGGCATCATAAGCAACCCCCTCGTCGGTGCGATCGCCGACAGCCTCGTTGATCTGGGCGGCACGGCTGTCATCGGCGAAACGCTCGAATGGCTGGGGGCGGAGCATGTGCTCGCCGAGCGCGCCGCTGATGCAATCGTCGGCGCAGCTGTGGTCGCTGCCGTCACCCGCCGAGAGCAGGAGGTCGCTGCGCTCGGCGTCGACCTGCTCTATAACAACCCCGGCCATGAGAACGTGCGCGGCGGGCTCTCGTCAATCGAGGAGAAATCGCTCGGCGCGATCGCCAAGGCGGGCGAGCGACCCATCCGATCCGTGCTCGACTTCGCCGAACCGCCATCGGCGCCCGGGCTGCATGTTATGGACGGGCCGGGCTTCTCCCCAGAATCGTTGACGGGCTTCGCTGCCGCTGGCGCGCAGATCATGCTGTTTACAACCGGTCCTGGAAACAGCTTCTGCAGCCGGCTCGCCCCGACGATCAAGATCAGTGGCCATCCCGGCACCGTCCGCGTGCTCACGGAGCAGATTGATTTTGATGCGAGCCCGCTGTTCCGTGGCGAGAAGGCTGCAGATGCCGTCGCGGCCGAGCTGTTCGACCTGATGCTTGCGGTCGCCTCGGGCACTGCGACCTGGGGCGAGATTTTCGGCGAAGGCGACGAGTGCTTCGCCCGCTTTGGAGGATCATTTTGA
- a CDS encoding UxaA family hydrolase, whose protein sequence is MAAIHAPKTGEAWDAMAIHPDDTVAVALRDLAGEAQVRIGGSIHKVLLREPIPLGHKLALRSHGIGEAVLKYGQSIGTATAAIPAGAHVHVHNMASRRARKMD, encoded by the coding sequence ATGGCCGCCATCCATGCGCCCAAGACCGGCGAAGCCTGGGATGCGATGGCGATCCATCCTGACGACACGGTCGCCGTGGCCTTGCGGGACCTTGCCGGAGAGGCGCAGGTGCGGATTGGTGGGAGTATCCATAAGGTCTTGCTCCGCGAGCCCATCCCCCTCGGGCACAAACTGGCGTTACGCAGTCATGGGATCGGCGAAGCTGTCCTGAAATACGGTCAGTCGATCGGGACCGCGACAGCGGCAATTCCCGCCGGCGCCCATGTCCATGTGCATAACATGGCGAGCCGTCGCGCGCGTAAGATGGACTAG